A portion of the uncultured Draconibacterium sp. genome contains these proteins:
- the meaB gene encoding methylmalonyl Co-A mutase-associated GTPase MeaB, which translates to MSENDKHHIENDPRYKGLIVNEGIEKPDSVNNDSIQRFLKKKRKLLSVDEYVTGILKGDITILSKAVTLVESSKSEHQQLAQQIIQKCLPHSGKSIRVGITGVPGVGKSTFIEALGKYLTRNGEKLAVLAIDPSSERTKGSILGDKTRMEELASDSNAYIRPSPSAGSLGGVARKTRETIILCEAAGYSHIFIETVGVGQSETAVHSMTDFFLLLMLAGAGDELQGIKRGIMEMADLITINKADGNNIEKAEMAKVQYKNAIHLFPSKDSGWVANVLTCSAYKKTGIGDIWTQIEKYKNQTVENGYFFRKRNEQSTYWMYETIEEQLKRNFYDHPEIKEKIKVLENYVLSDQMSSFVAAAELLNTYAKLK; encoded by the coding sequence ATGTCAGAAAACGATAAACACCATATAGAAAACGATCCGCGGTATAAAGGATTAATTGTTAATGAAGGAATTGAAAAACCGGATTCGGTAAACAACGACTCAATTCAGCGATTTCTGAAAAAGAAAAGAAAACTGCTGTCGGTTGATGAGTATGTAACCGGGATTTTAAAAGGCGATATAACGATATTAAGTAAAGCCGTAACCTTGGTTGAGAGCTCAAAATCGGAGCATCAGCAACTGGCTCAGCAGATTATACAAAAGTGTTTGCCACACAGCGGAAAATCAATTAGAGTTGGAATTACCGGAGTGCCGGGCGTTGGAAAAAGTACTTTTATTGAAGCACTTGGAAAGTACCTTACCCGTAACGGCGAGAAACTTGCAGTGTTGGCAATCGACCCCAGTAGCGAGCGCACTAAAGGAAGTATTTTGGGCGATAAAACCCGGATGGAAGAACTGGCCAGCGATAGCAATGCCTATATTCGCCCCAGTCCATCGGCAGGTTCCTTGGGAGGTGTTGCCCGGAAAACGCGCGAAACCATAATTCTATGCGAAGCCGCCGGATACAGCCACATTTTTATTGAAACTGTTGGAGTGGGACAAAGCGAAACAGCAGTTCATTCTATGACTGATTTTTTCCTACTATTGATGCTGGCAGGAGCCGGCGACGAACTGCAGGGAATTAAACGCGGAATTATGGAAATGGCCGACTTGATTACCATTAATAAAGCCGATGGAAATAATATTGAGAAAGCTGAAATGGCGAAAGTTCAATATAAAAATGCCATCCATCTGTTTCCTTCAAAAGACTCGGGGTGGGTTGCCAATGTACTTACTTGTTCGGCATACAAGAAAACCGGAATTGGTGATATTTGGACTCAAATTGAGAAATATAAAAACCAAACTGTAGAAAACGGGTACTTCTTTCGCAAACGAAACGAACAATCAACATACTGGATGTATGAAACCATTGAAGAGCAATTGAAACGAAACTTTTATGATCATCCGGAAATTAAGGAAAAAATAAAAGTACTTGAGAATTACGTACTATCTGACCAAATGAGTTCGTTTGTTGCCGCTGCCGAGTTGTTGAATACTTACGCAAAATTAAAATAA
- a CDS encoding DUF1573 domain-containing protein, whose product MKRILHVLAIFSLVVAFNTAMAQGQSKIVFEEQAHDFGSFKESDGVQKTTFKFTNKGDAPLVLSNVRASCGCTTPKWTREPVAPGESGSIDVSYNPKNRPGSFNKSVTVSSNAENSTVVLRINGKVEPREKTLAEKYPRKVGDLRVKSNYISFAKIKKGETVTKEMELVNDTDKPIDVGFRTVPKHITAKVEPEKIPANSTGKLIVTYDSEAANTFGFASHRIYLSLNGSNDYKSSIGVSATIEEDFSHLSPEELANAPVANFNEKSVDFGEMKQGDKKDHTFTLTNNGKTDLIIRRVRSSCGCTAVAPSKKVIAAGETAPIKVTFDSRGKRGRQSKSITVITNDPKTPTSTLRISSQVVVPNAG is encoded by the coding sequence ATGAAACGTATTTTACATGTATTAGCCATTTTTTCGTTGGTAGTAGCTTTTAACACTGCCATGGCTCAAGGACAATCAAAAATTGTTTTTGAAGAACAAGCGCACGATTTTGGTTCGTTTAAAGAATCAGATGGTGTACAAAAAACAACCTTTAAATTTACAAACAAAGGCGATGCTCCATTGGTATTGTCGAATGTGCGTGCATCTTGTGGATGTACTACTCCAAAATGGACACGTGAACCGGTTGCTCCGGGCGAAAGCGGAAGCATTGATGTTAGTTACAACCCTAAAAACCGTCCGGGTTCATTCAACAAATCGGTTACTGTAAGCTCTAATGCTGAAAACAGCACTGTTGTTTTGCGTATTAACGGTAAGGTTGAACCACGCGAAAAAACACTGGCTGAAAAGTATCCACGAAAAGTTGGTGATTTAAGAGTTAAATCAAACTACATTTCGTTTGCAAAAATTAAAAAAGGTGAAACAGTTACTAAAGAAATGGAATTGGTAAACGATACCGACAAGCCAATTGATGTTGGTTTCCGTACGGTGCCAAAACACATTACTGCTAAAGTTGAGCCTGAAAAAATTCCTGCTAATAGCACCGGTAAATTAATTGTTACCTACGATTCAGAAGCTGCCAATACTTTTGGTTTTGCATCGCACCGCATTTATTTATCGCTAAACGGAAGCAACGATTATAAAAGCTCTATTGGTGTAAGTGCTACCATCGAAGAAGATTTTTCACACCTTTCTCCTGAAGAGCTGGCAAATGCTCCTGTTGCTAATTTCAACGAAAAATCGGTTGATTTTGGCGAAATGAAACAAGGTGATAAAAAAGACCATACTTTTACTTTAACCAATAATGGTAAAACTGATTTAATCATCAGAAGAGTGCGTTCATCATGCGGATGTACTGCAGTGGCTCCATCGAAAAAGGTAATTGCAGCCGGCGAAACAGCACCTATAAAAGTAACTTTCGACTCGCGCGGAAAACGTGGCCGTCAGAGTAAATCGATTACCGTTATTACCAACGACCCAAAAACTCCAACTTCAACATTGCGCATTTCAAGCCAGGTTGTAGTTCCTAATGCAGGCTAA
- a CDS encoding HAMP domain-containing sensor histidine kinase has product MKGKALKYIIILATVSIVGVFLVQFAFIRSSYNLSETQFQESASVALKEVAWQIMLATGTTENFDSITPVEMISNNTYLVNVGVGIDKELLKQNLTTQLKRHDIYFDYEFSIYSPGQEQMDETTLVRMDENEEPSDFEFPLNEQYTNYFGIHFPDRSSYFFNQLSIWYFLTALLMLVIFFFGYTLWVIIRQRQLSEIQKNFINNLTHELKTPISSIALAANVINDEKILKSPERLFNYTHIIQEQTTRLSKNVEKVLNLASIEKSRILLSLEEVDVIEFIHEANEHFKESKAGQNAKVKIETKLTECIVRADRFHFANLVSNILENAAKYCDKEPEIKIELLKKQHAYELNFIDNGIGIPREHRKQIFKKFYRVPTGNVHNVKGFGLGLDYVYKIVKAHYWRIKVNDNPKGGSIFSLTIPK; this is encoded by the coding sequence ATGAAAGGAAAAGCACTTAAATACATAATTATATTAGCAACCGTATCAATAGTTGGGGTGTTTTTGGTGCAGTTTGCCTTTATCCGAAGTTCGTACAACCTCTCGGAAACACAGTTTCAGGAAAGTGCCAGTGTAGCCCTGAAAGAGGTTGCCTGGCAAATTATGCTGGCAACCGGAACTACAGAAAATTTTGACAGTATTACTCCGGTTGAAATGATTTCGAACAACACTTACCTGGTTAATGTTGGCGTTGGAATTGATAAAGAGTTGTTAAAACAAAACCTTACAACACAGTTAAAACGACACGATATTTATTTCGATTACGAATTCTCGATTTATAGCCCTGGCCAGGAACAAATGGATGAAACAACTCTGGTACGAATGGATGAAAACGAGGAACCATCGGATTTTGAGTTTCCGCTAAACGAACAATACACCAACTATTTTGGTATTCATTTTCCCGATCGCTCGTCCTATTTTTTCAATCAGCTTTCCATTTGGTACTTTTTAACGGCACTACTAATGCTGGTAATCTTTTTCTTTGGTTACACCTTGTGGGTCATCATAAGGCAAAGGCAACTTTCCGAGATCCAGAAAAACTTTATAAACAACCTTACGCACGAATTAAAAACACCAATTTCGTCGATTGCCCTGGCCGCAAATGTTATAAACGACGAGAAAATTCTGAAATCGCCCGAACGCCTGTTTAATTACACCCACATCATTCAGGAACAAACCACCCGGTTATCAAAGAATGTTGAAAAAGTGCTTAACTTAGCATCGATCGAAAAAAGCCGGATTTTGCTTAGCCTGGAAGAAGTAGATGTTATTGAGTTTATTCATGAAGCCAACGAGCATTTTAAGGAATCGAAAGCCGGCCAAAATGCTAAAGTTAAAATTGAAACCAAACTTACCGAGTGTATCGTTCGGGCCGATCGGTTTCACTTTGCAAACCTGGTATCAAATATTCTTGAAAATGCGGCAAAATATTGCGACAAAGAACCTGAGATTAAAATTGAGCTGTTAAAAAAACAACATGCATACGAACTTAATTTTATCGATAATGGAATTGGAATACCACGCGAGCACCGGAAGCAAATTTTTAAAAAATTTTACCGGGTACCAACCGGCAATGTGCATAACGTTAAAGGTTTTGGACTTGGCCTCGACTATGTATACAAAATTGTGAAAGCACATTATTGGAGAATTAAAGTAAACGACAACCCAAAAGGAGGAAGTATTTTTAGCTTAACCATTCCGAAATAA
- a CDS encoding response regulator transcription factor has translation MNNNSFKILLVEDDEALRFIVKDNLSENGYDVEVAADGEIALEQFANNTFDLIVLDVMLPKIDGFQVAKSIRKTNDQVPIIFLTARSMTEDKIKGLTIGGDDYIPKPFSMEELLLKIKIFLKRSQSQPIASESSAVLKIGKFDFHFDDLSLSLNGETRNLTLKEAELIHYFAKNQNKVLSRNEILENVWGSDDYFLGRSLDVFISRLRKYFKADASVKIINLHGIGFRFSVKKDR, from the coding sequence ATGAACAACAATTCATTTAAAATATTATTGGTTGAAGATGATGAAGCACTGCGCTTTATTGTGAAAGACAATTTAAGCGAAAACGGCTACGATGTTGAAGTGGCTGCCGATGGAGAAATCGCTCTTGAACAATTCGCTAATAATACTTTCGACCTGATTGTTCTTGACGTAATGCTTCCGAAAATTGATGGATTTCAGGTAGCCAAAAGCATTAGAAAAACAAACGACCAGGTACCAATTATCTTTTTAACGGCACGAAGCATGACAGAAGATAAGATTAAAGGACTTACCATTGGCGGCGACGATTATATTCCGAAACCATTTAGTATGGAAGAGCTGCTTTTAAAGATCAAGATATTTTTAAAACGAAGCCAGTCGCAGCCTATCGCCAGCGAATCGTCAGCAGTTTTAAAAATTGGCAAATTCGATTTTCATTTCGACGATCTTTCGCTTTCACTAAACGGTGAAACCCGAAACCTGACACTTAAAGAAGCAGAACTGATACATTACTTTGCCAAAAACCAAAACAAAGTACTTAGCCGCAACGAAATATTGGAGAATGTGTGGGGATCTGACGATTATTTTTTGGGGCGCAGTCTCGATGTTTTTATCTCGCGCCTAAGAAAATACTTTAAAGCCGATGCTT